Proteins encoded by one window of Micromonospora coxensis:
- a CDS encoding transposase: MARQSKYPEEFRRQAAALVLDSGRTIRDVGRELGVNHETLRNWVAQLRQERDGGQSSSLLSDDERAELLRLRRQVAQLELEKEILKKAAVFFARETER, encoded by the coding sequence TTGGCTCGACAGAGCAAGTACCCCGAGGAGTTCCGGCGTCAGGCCGCGGCGCTGGTGCTGGATTCCGGCCGCACGATCCGTGACGTGGGCAGGGAGTTGGGGGTCAACCACGAGACGCTGCGCAACTGGGTGGCCCAACTGCGCCAGGAACGCGACGGCGGCCAGTCGTCGTCGCTGCTCAGCGACGATGAGCGTGCCGAGCTGCTGCGGTTGCGGCGGCAGGTGGCCCAGTTGGAGCTGGAGAAGGAGATCTTGAAAAAAGCCGCGGTCTTCTTCGCACGCGAGACGGAGCGGTGA